The following coding sequences are from one Alosa alosa isolate M-15738 ecotype Scorff River chromosome 3, AALO_Geno_1.1, whole genome shotgun sequence window:
- the nxpe3 gene encoding NXPE family member 3 isoform X3: protein MSSLYQLQSSISSAFKPSGAFLLLDHNHTYCPFLGQEPSSEEAREERYLLESISWPEPPTPGTTPLRFSSDPARSFFVIQPPASGRGASGQSVWRVGGKLEVLVHMQNFLGQPKRHGGDFLLARIYSPELGAGASGRVTDHQDGLYTVELPLLWLGPAQVEVMLVHSSEVVAVLRRLREEQPDRVYFKSLFRSGFLSETTVCNLCLRTRPRQPALCNYTDPHSGEPWYCYKPRLLDCDTRINHAKGGYKKHLLTTTESMLFLSSTIKAPIQALGMDNITISPAVRELSLIRRDRSKLMPSGYYYQGSWRPLSGIPIQQFNDSSAITQCLRGKLFYMFGDSTVRQWFEYLNAFVPELKEFNLYSPKNVGPFMAVDSVHNILLQYRCHGPPIRFSTVSASELRYVANELDGLPGGPDTVVALSVWSHFSTFPVEVYMRRLRHIRRAVARLLDRAPGTLVVIRSANPQKLDAEVCLYNSDWFSVQLDAVLRAMFRGLRGVVLLDAWDMTLAHPTQPHLLHPPPDIVKNMIDLILSHVCPAKKERMRT, encoded by the exons ATGTCCTCTCTCTACCAGCTCCAAAGCAGCATCAGTTCGGCCTTCAAGCCCTCTGGAGCCTTCTTGCTCCTGGACCACAACCACACTTACTGCCCCTTCCTGGGCCAGGAGCCATCCAGCGAGGAGGCCCGTGAGGAGCGCTACCTCCTGGAGTCCATCTCTTGGCCAGAGCCACCCACGCCGGGCACGACGCCGCTCCGCTTCAGCAGCGACCCGGCCCGCAGCTTCTTCGTGATCCAGCCGCCCGCCAGTGGCAGAGGGGCCTCGGGCCAGTCGGTGTGGCGCGTGGGTGGCAAGCTGGAAGTGCTGGTCCACATGCAGAACTTCCTGGGCCAGCCCAAGAGGCACGGCGGCGACTTCCTGCTGGCGCGCATCTACTCTCCCGAGCTGGGTGCGGGCGCCTCGGGCCGCGTCACCGACCACCAGGACGGCCTGTACACCGTGGAGCTGCCGCTGCTGTGGCTGGGCCCCGCGCAGGTGGAGGTGATGCTGGTGCACTCGAGCGAGGTGGTGGCCGTGCTGCGACGCCTGCGCGAGGAGCAGCCCGACCGCGTTTACTTCAAGAGCCTCTTCCGCTCAGGCTTCCTGTCCGAGACCACCGTCTGCAACCTGTGCCTGCGCACTAGACCGCGCCAGCCGGCGCTCTGCAACTACACGGACCCGCACTCCGGCGAGCCCTGGTACTGCTACAAGCCCCGGCTCCTGGATTGTGACACGCGCATCAATCACGCCAAAGGAGGCTACAAGAAGCACCTGCTCACCACCACAGAGTCCATGTTGTTCTTGAG CTCTACTATTAAAGCTCCCATTCAAGCCCTCGGGATGGACAACATAACAATCTCACCCGCTGTCAGAG AACTGTCATTGATTCGACGAGACAGGTCAAAGTTAATGCCATCTGGGTATTACTACCAAGGCTCTTGGAGGCCTTTATCTGGAATTCCCATACAGCAGTTCAATGATTCCTCCGCCATTACTCAGTGTCTGCGTGGAAAACTCTTTTACATGTTTGGAGACTCCACTGTTCGACAGTGGTTTGAGTACCTCAATGCCTTCGTTCCAG AACTGAAAGAGTTCAACCTCTACAGCCCAAAGAACGTGGGGCCCTTCATGGCTGTGGACAGCGTCCACAACATCCTGCTGCAGTACCGCTGCCACGGCCCGCCCATCCGGTTCTCCACTGTCTCCGCCAGCGAGCTACGCTACGTGGCCAACGAGCTGGACGGCCTGCCCGGCGGGCCCGACACAGTGGTGGCGCTGAGCGTCTGGTCCCACTTCAGCACGTTCCCCGTGGAGGTGTACATGCGGCGTCTGCGTCACATCCGCCGCGCTGTGGCTCGCCTGCTGGACCGGGCGCCGGGCACGCTGGTGGTGATCCGCTCGGCCAACCCGCAGAAGCTGGACGCGGAAGTGTGCCTGTACAACAGCGACTGGTTCTCCGTGCAGCTGGACGCGGTTCTGAGGGCCATGTTCCGTGGCCTGCGTGGGGTGGTGCTGCTGGACGCCTGGGACATGACGCTGGCACACCCCACGCAGCCCCACCTGCTGCACCCACCACCGGACATTGTCAAGAATATGATCGACCTCATCCTCTCCCACGTGTGCCCAGCCAAAAAGGAGAGGATGAGGACATAG
- the nxpe3 gene encoding NXPE family member 3 isoform X1 codes for MATAMGGNLSKYAPIFLVLALSGILFLLRNMHILERWNCQSMSSLYQLQSSISSAFKPSGAFLLLDHNHTYCPFLGQEPSSEEAREERYLLESISWPEPPTPGTTPLRFSSDPARSFFVIQPPASGRGASGQSVWRVGGKLEVLVHMQNFLGQPKRHGGDFLLARIYSPELGAGASGRVTDHQDGLYTVELPLLWLGPAQVEVMLVHSSEVVAVLRRLREEQPDRVYFKSLFRSGFLSETTVCNLCLRTRPRQPALCNYTDPHSGEPWYCYKPRLLDCDTRINHAKGGYKKHLLTTTESMLFLSSTIKAPIQALGMDNITISPAVRELSLIRRDRSKLMPSGYYYQGSWRPLSGIPIQQFNDSSAITQCLRGKLFYMFGDSTVRQWFEYLNAFVPELKEFNLYSPKNVGPFMAVDSVHNILLQYRCHGPPIRFSTVSASELRYVANELDGLPGGPDTVVALSVWSHFSTFPVEVYMRRLRHIRRAVARLLDRAPGTLVVIRSANPQKLDAEVCLYNSDWFSVQLDAVLRAMFRGLRGVVLLDAWDMTLAHPTQPHLLHPPPDIVKNMIDLILSHVCPAKKERMRT; via the exons ATGGCCACAGCCATGGGGGGAAACCTGTCCAAATATGCCCCCATCTTCCTCGTCCTCGCACTGTCAGgaatcctcttcctcctgcggaACATGCATATACTGGAG AGGTGGAACTGCCAGTCGATGTCCTCTCTCTACCAGCTCCAAAGCAGCATCAGTTCGGCCTTCAAGCCCTCTGGAGCCTTCTTGCTCCTGGACCACAACCACACTTACTGCCCCTTCCTGGGCCAGGAGCCATCCAGCGAGGAGGCCCGTGAGGAGCGCTACCTCCTGGAGTCCATCTCTTGGCCAGAGCCACCCACGCCGGGCACGACGCCGCTCCGCTTCAGCAGCGACCCGGCCCGCAGCTTCTTCGTGATCCAGCCGCCCGCCAGTGGCAGAGGGGCCTCGGGCCAGTCGGTGTGGCGCGTGGGTGGCAAGCTGGAAGTGCTGGTCCACATGCAGAACTTCCTGGGCCAGCCCAAGAGGCACGGCGGCGACTTCCTGCTGGCGCGCATCTACTCTCCCGAGCTGGGTGCGGGCGCCTCGGGCCGCGTCACCGACCACCAGGACGGCCTGTACACCGTGGAGCTGCCGCTGCTGTGGCTGGGCCCCGCGCAGGTGGAGGTGATGCTGGTGCACTCGAGCGAGGTGGTGGCCGTGCTGCGACGCCTGCGCGAGGAGCAGCCCGACCGCGTTTACTTCAAGAGCCTCTTCCGCTCAGGCTTCCTGTCCGAGACCACCGTCTGCAACCTGTGCCTGCGCACTAGACCGCGCCAGCCGGCGCTCTGCAACTACACGGACCCGCACTCCGGCGAGCCCTGGTACTGCTACAAGCCCCGGCTCCTGGATTGTGACACGCGCATCAATCACGCCAAAGGAGGCTACAAGAAGCACCTGCTCACCACCACAGAGTCCATGTTGTTCTTGAG CTCTACTATTAAAGCTCCCATTCAAGCCCTCGGGATGGACAACATAACAATCTCACCCGCTGTCAGAG AACTGTCATTGATTCGACGAGACAGGTCAAAGTTAATGCCATCTGGGTATTACTACCAAGGCTCTTGGAGGCCTTTATCTGGAATTCCCATACAGCAGTTCAATGATTCCTCCGCCATTACTCAGTGTCTGCGTGGAAAACTCTTTTACATGTTTGGAGACTCCACTGTTCGACAGTGGTTTGAGTACCTCAATGCCTTCGTTCCAG AACTGAAAGAGTTCAACCTCTACAGCCCAAAGAACGTGGGGCCCTTCATGGCTGTGGACAGCGTCCACAACATCCTGCTGCAGTACCGCTGCCACGGCCCGCCCATCCGGTTCTCCACTGTCTCCGCCAGCGAGCTACGCTACGTGGCCAACGAGCTGGACGGCCTGCCCGGCGGGCCCGACACAGTGGTGGCGCTGAGCGTCTGGTCCCACTTCAGCACGTTCCCCGTGGAGGTGTACATGCGGCGTCTGCGTCACATCCGCCGCGCTGTGGCTCGCCTGCTGGACCGGGCGCCGGGCACGCTGGTGGTGATCCGCTCGGCCAACCCGCAGAAGCTGGACGCGGAAGTGTGCCTGTACAACAGCGACTGGTTCTCCGTGCAGCTGGACGCGGTTCTGAGGGCCATGTTCCGTGGCCTGCGTGGGGTGGTGCTGCTGGACGCCTGGGACATGACGCTGGCACACCCCACGCAGCCCCACCTGCTGCACCCACCACCGGACATTGTCAAGAATATGATCGACCTCATCCTCTCCCACGTGTGCCCAGCCAAAAAGGAGAGGATGAGGACATAG
- the nxpe3 gene encoding NXPE family member 3 isoform X2, whose product MFLITSSCEELQKSAQRRLHFTTPLNTRWNCQSMSSLYQLQSSISSAFKPSGAFLLLDHNHTYCPFLGQEPSSEEAREERYLLESISWPEPPTPGTTPLRFSSDPARSFFVIQPPASGRGASGQSVWRVGGKLEVLVHMQNFLGQPKRHGGDFLLARIYSPELGAGASGRVTDHQDGLYTVELPLLWLGPAQVEVMLVHSSEVVAVLRRLREEQPDRVYFKSLFRSGFLSETTVCNLCLRTRPRQPALCNYTDPHSGEPWYCYKPRLLDCDTRINHAKGGYKKHLLTTTESMLFLSSTIKAPIQALGMDNITISPAVRELSLIRRDRSKLMPSGYYYQGSWRPLSGIPIQQFNDSSAITQCLRGKLFYMFGDSTVRQWFEYLNAFVPELKEFNLYSPKNVGPFMAVDSVHNILLQYRCHGPPIRFSTVSASELRYVANELDGLPGGPDTVVALSVWSHFSTFPVEVYMRRLRHIRRAVARLLDRAPGTLVVIRSANPQKLDAEVCLYNSDWFSVQLDAVLRAMFRGLRGVVLLDAWDMTLAHPTQPHLLHPPPDIVKNMIDLILSHVCPAKKERMRT is encoded by the exons ATGTTCTTGATAACGTCTTCGTGTGAGGAGCTACAGAAATCCGCACAGAGGCGTCTACATTTCACAACACCGCTTAACACG AGGTGGAACTGCCAGTCGATGTCCTCTCTCTACCAGCTCCAAAGCAGCATCAGTTCGGCCTTCAAGCCCTCTGGAGCCTTCTTGCTCCTGGACCACAACCACACTTACTGCCCCTTCCTGGGCCAGGAGCCATCCAGCGAGGAGGCCCGTGAGGAGCGCTACCTCCTGGAGTCCATCTCTTGGCCAGAGCCACCCACGCCGGGCACGACGCCGCTCCGCTTCAGCAGCGACCCGGCCCGCAGCTTCTTCGTGATCCAGCCGCCCGCCAGTGGCAGAGGGGCCTCGGGCCAGTCGGTGTGGCGCGTGGGTGGCAAGCTGGAAGTGCTGGTCCACATGCAGAACTTCCTGGGCCAGCCCAAGAGGCACGGCGGCGACTTCCTGCTGGCGCGCATCTACTCTCCCGAGCTGGGTGCGGGCGCCTCGGGCCGCGTCACCGACCACCAGGACGGCCTGTACACCGTGGAGCTGCCGCTGCTGTGGCTGGGCCCCGCGCAGGTGGAGGTGATGCTGGTGCACTCGAGCGAGGTGGTGGCCGTGCTGCGACGCCTGCGCGAGGAGCAGCCCGACCGCGTTTACTTCAAGAGCCTCTTCCGCTCAGGCTTCCTGTCCGAGACCACCGTCTGCAACCTGTGCCTGCGCACTAGACCGCGCCAGCCGGCGCTCTGCAACTACACGGACCCGCACTCCGGCGAGCCCTGGTACTGCTACAAGCCCCGGCTCCTGGATTGTGACACGCGCATCAATCACGCCAAAGGAGGCTACAAGAAGCACCTGCTCACCACCACAGAGTCCATGTTGTTCTTGAG CTCTACTATTAAAGCTCCCATTCAAGCCCTCGGGATGGACAACATAACAATCTCACCCGCTGTCAGAG AACTGTCATTGATTCGACGAGACAGGTCAAAGTTAATGCCATCTGGGTATTACTACCAAGGCTCTTGGAGGCCTTTATCTGGAATTCCCATACAGCAGTTCAATGATTCCTCCGCCATTACTCAGTGTCTGCGTGGAAAACTCTTTTACATGTTTGGAGACTCCACTGTTCGACAGTGGTTTGAGTACCTCAATGCCTTCGTTCCAG AACTGAAAGAGTTCAACCTCTACAGCCCAAAGAACGTGGGGCCCTTCATGGCTGTGGACAGCGTCCACAACATCCTGCTGCAGTACCGCTGCCACGGCCCGCCCATCCGGTTCTCCACTGTCTCCGCCAGCGAGCTACGCTACGTGGCCAACGAGCTGGACGGCCTGCCCGGCGGGCCCGACACAGTGGTGGCGCTGAGCGTCTGGTCCCACTTCAGCACGTTCCCCGTGGAGGTGTACATGCGGCGTCTGCGTCACATCCGCCGCGCTGTGGCTCGCCTGCTGGACCGGGCGCCGGGCACGCTGGTGGTGATCCGCTCGGCCAACCCGCAGAAGCTGGACGCGGAAGTGTGCCTGTACAACAGCGACTGGTTCTCCGTGCAGCTGGACGCGGTTCTGAGGGCCATGTTCCGTGGCCTGCGTGGGGTGGTGCTGCTGGACGCCTGGGACATGACGCTGGCACACCCCACGCAGCCCCACCTGCTGCACCCACCACCGGACATTGTCAAGAATATGATCGACCTCATCCTCTCCCACGTGTGCCCAGCCAAAAAGGAGAGGATGAGGACATAG
- the mpc2b gene encoding mitochondrial pyruvate carrier 2b — translation MALLRASYHRILDRIEHMLPAKLRPLYNHPAGPKTVFFWAPMFKWGLVAAGFADMRRPADKLSASQSAVLTATGLIWSRYSLVIIPKNWNLFAVNFFVGGCGSSQLYRIWKYKQEQKAKAVEA, via the exons ATGGCACTGCTGAGAGCCTCTTACCACCGAATCCTGGATAGGATCGAGCATATGTTACCGGCTAAACTGAGACCCCTGTACAACCACCCGGCAG GTCCAAAGACAGTATTCTTCTGGGCCCCAATGTTCAAGTGG GGCCTGGTCGCCGCTGGGTTTGCTGATATGAGACGACCTGCAGATAAACTAAGCGCCTCCCAATCTGCAGTGTTGACAGCCACAG GGCTTATTTGGTCCAGGTACTCCTTGGTCATTATACCCAAAAACTGGAACCTGTTTGCGGTTAACTTCTTTGTTGGCGGTTGCGGAAGCTCCCAGCTGTACAGAATATGGAA gtacAAACAAGAACAAAAAGCCAAGGCTGTTGAAGCTTGA